A genomic window from Salvelinus namaycush isolate Seneca chromosome 5, SaNama_1.0, whole genome shotgun sequence includes:
- the LOC120047198 gene encoding amine sulfotransferase-like, translating into MNHLDSTDPQVLDYMLVPHRNFNLINGVHSPDEVDQIQNWEIRDSDIFAVTYPKSGTIWMQQILTLIEAKGDVTPNTEHLNAQRVPWIELIGSEKEFNATPSPRLRVTHLQYKFMPLAIRQKRGKVIYVARNPKDVLVSYYHFHKYAAMLETPKDFNDFFEKFMEGKVFGNCWFEHIKTWYANRDNMNFLYITYEEMIKDLRSMVERMCRFLGKDLTEEQMASVVEHSTFRTMKQNPQANYKTVPDSLLDHNKGTFMRKGTIGDWRNHFTVAQSERFDSVFQEKMRDLPLSFAWDINDVNSAT; encoded by the exons ATGA ATCATTTGGATTCCACTGATCCCCAGGTTCTGGACTATATGCTGGTTCCTCACCGGAACTTCAACCTGATCAATGGGGTCCACTCTCCCGACGAGGTCGACCAGATCCAGAACTGGGAGATCCGAGATTCAGACATATTCGCCGTCACTTATCCCAAGTCAG GGACGATCTGGATGCAGCAGATTCTGACTCTGATAGAAGCCAAAGGTGACGTCACTCCAAACACAGAGCATCTCAACGCGCAGCGCGTCCCATGGATCGAGCTGATTGGCAGTGAGAAGGAGTTTAACGCTACACCTTCCCCCAGGCTACGGGTCACCCACCTGCAGTACAAGTTCATGCCTCTCGCCATCAGACAAAAGAGGGGAAAG GTGATCTATGTGGCCAGAAACCCTAAGGATGTTCTCGTGTCCTATTACCACTTCCACAAATATGCAGCCATGCTAGAGACGCCAAAGGACTTCAATGATTTCTTTGAGAAATTCATGGAAGGGAAAG TTTTTGGGAACTGTTGGTTTGAGCACATCAAGACGTGGTACGCTAATAGAGACAACATGAACTTCCTGTACATCACATATGAAGAGATGATCAAG gaccTGCGCTCCATGGTGGAGAGGATGTGCAGGTTTCTAGGGAAGGATTTGACAGAGGAGCAGATGGCCAGTGTGGTGGAACACAGCACCTTTAGAACCATGAAACAGAACCCGCAGGCTAACTACAAGACAGTGCCCGACTCCCTGCTTGACCACAACAAGGGCACGTTTATGAGGAAAG GGACCATTGGGGACTGGAGGAACCATTTCACTGTTGCACAGAGTGAGAGATTTGACAGTGTCTTCCAGGAGAAGATGAGGGATCTGCCCCTCTCCTTTGCGTGGGACATCAATGACGTCAATAGTGCCACGTAA